The Helianthus annuus cultivar XRQ/B chromosome 15, HanXRQr2.0-SUNRISE, whole genome shotgun sequence genomic sequence CATACTCCCACTAAATAAAGTGCCCCCTTGTAATTGGATCTTAACTCGTGATTTCTTTGACTCCTATAGGTTGTTACAAATGGTGAAATGATCGAATATTATGAAATATCCGGATGTTACATCCTCCGCCCATGGACAATGGCCATTTGGGAGATAATGCAAGTAAGCATGGAACTATAAATTTAATCATATTTATTTGGTACTTTTGTTGCTTTTTTGTCCCATTTTCTGGCACGGTCTTAAAGAAAACATGATGGAATAAACTGTTTTCTGACATCTCTATGCAGAACTTCTTTGATCCAGAAATTAAGACGATGAACATTAAAACATGCTATTTCCCcctttttgtgtccaataatgttcTACAAAAAGAGAAGGATCACATAGAGGGTTTTGCTCCCGAGGTAAATTAATAAACTTCATATCCTAACATTTTTTTGTCGAATTTTATTTTCTGAGATTTATATTTTTCAGGTTGCGTGGGTCACAAGATCCGGTGACTCTGATTTGGAGGTTCCTATTGCCATTCGCCCAACTAGTGAAACTGTCATGTATccctatttttctaagtggatcaGGGGACACCGTGATTTGCCCTTAAGACTTAATCAGTGGTGCAATGTTGTTCGATGGGAGTTCAGTAATCCTACTCCATTTATCAGGTGCAATTTTGAATCACATCGTTTTGATCTCTGTTTGAATTTGGTTTCAATCAAATGTCGAAAGGCTAAACCTCCCATTATTGTAGGAGTCGTGAGTTTCTTTGGCAAGAAGGACACACTGCTTTTGCAACAAAAGAGGAGGCAGACACTGAGGTGTACAATTAAGATCTAAAACACACTCTAAATCATTTTCACATTTAAGAAAAAGGAACTAATTGTCTATAATCTGTATTTTAGGTTCTGGAAATCCTTGAATTGTATAGACGTCTGTATGAGGAATACTTGGCTGTCCCTGTTGTGAAAGGGAGAAAGAGTGAGTTGGAGAAGTTTGCTGGCGGGCTCTATACTACCAGTGTTGAGGTATTTATGAGATACTATGAATGGCAATTTTGAACCTTTTACTTTTGAATGGGTCAAAACAGCTTATGGTTTTCTCTCCATTCTCTAATGGGTCAACCCGCCTTACTACAACAACCATACCAGTAAATCCtccaaatagcaaagctactggTAGGGTTTGGGGATTGGGGATGTAGGCAAACCTTACCCCTATCCCTAGGGACAGAGAGGCCGCTTCCAGAGAGACCCCCGGCACAAAAAAGAAACACTAGGCCTCAAGTGATAAGCATAGACAGCGACCACATAACACACATAAGGATGTGGATGGGTAAATTAGTAAAGTAGGAAGGAACATATAGGGAAGTCATAAAGAAGTTTTGACAATGGAAGTTTTTCGTCAATGCTCAATCTCACATGATCCGTTTTGATTTTTACTTGACCGACTAATTTTCCCATCTATATACTATTTTATTAATTATGAATTGTGTAATGCTATGTCATAATAAGTGCTTCATGTTTGTAGGCCTTTATTCCAAATACTGGTCGAGGTGTACAAGGTGCAACCTCACATTGCTTGGGCCAGAATTTCGCTAAAATGTTCGAGATTAACTTCGAAGATGAAAAAGGAGAAAAGGCTATGGTCTGGCAGAACTCCTGGGCATATAGTACCAGAACGGTAATCAATCATTTTTCATAATTTTCGTAACCAACAGATGAGTTGTATGTATCAAGTTTTGAATATATAAATGTACTGTTTGCAGATTGGGGTGATGGTGATGGTTCATGGTGATGATAAAGGCCTGGTGTTGCCCCCTAAAGTTTCAGCAGTACAAGTTATCGTCGTGCACGTGCCTTACAAAGATGCAGATGTTAAGGAAATAATAAACGCATGTTCTGCCACTGTGAAGACTTTATGTGATGCTGGTATCCGTGCTGAAGCAGACCTTAGAGAGAATTACTCGCCTGGTTGGAAGTATTCTCATTGGGAAATGAAAGGTGTTCCCCTGAGGATTGAAATAGGTCCAAAGGACCTTGCTAATAAGCAGGTAAGATGTTACTCATTCGACCCATTCACTTCTAACTGGGCCAAATTCGACCCACTGATTTCTAAATGGGTCAAATGTGATTTCAGGCGCGTGCTGTTCGTCGTGACAATGGTGCAAAAGTAGACATTCCGATGGCAGATTTGGTCGATTCAGTAAAGGGAATGCTGGATACTATCCAGCAAAACATGTTTGATGTTGCTAAGGAAAAACGAGATGCTTGTATTCAAGTTACAAAAACATGGGATGAATTTATTGAAGCGTTAGGTCAAAAGAAATTGATCTTGGCTCCATGGTGTGATGAAGAGGTAATAGTTTTTAGCtccattatttattatttattgatAAATTATTATTGTATGAAGTATGCTTGCAGAAATAATGTTGTAAGAAATAACTCATGCATTTTGGAGGTTGTAtattagacctggcaaacgggtcgggttgggtcgggtcgggtcgggtcatgggtcaaaacgggttcgggtcaaaacgggttcgggtcgaaacgggtcaattaaaaaaagggttgttttggttcgggtcaaaacgggttcgggtcggaacgggttcgggttgaaacgggtttgggtcggaacgggttcgggtcagaacgggtttcgggtcggttaaaaaaaatgttatttttttacAACACAACAATTTTGTTTTGCATTTATTCAAGTGCAAAATACCAAATGTTACAGTCATCTGATAGTTCTCGTTTTACAATTACAATACCAAGTTTTGCATTTATTATTACATATGATTCTTTATAGATACAGACGTATGTCTTAAGTGCGTTTGTTTCTGTATTATGAATTGAGAGAAGGTGAAAACGAAAGCGTACAGTTGCATTGCATcctgtgtgtgtatgtatgtatatgcaAAACATAAttgttcgggtcgaaacggttcgtgtcaaaacggtacgcgtcgaaacggttcaattCGAAactactggtcgaaacggtacgggtcgaaacgattCGCGTCAAAACGGTACGCTCGAAACGCTTCCCGTCGAAAcagtacgcgtcgaaacggtacgcgccGAAACGGTTCaattcgaaacggtactggtcgaaacgattcgcgtcgaaacggtacacgtcgaaacggttcgattcgaaacggtacgagtcgaaacggtactggtcgaaatggtacgggtcgaaacggttcgcgtcgaaacggttcgcgacaaaacggttcgattcgaaacggtacatTTCGAAACGGttgattcgaaacggtacgggtcgaaatggttcgattcgaaacaggactggtcgaaacggttcgcgtcgaaacggtttgattcgaaacggtactggtcgaaatggtactggtcgaaacgggattcgaaacggtactggtcgaaacggtatgggtcggaacggttcgcgtcgaaacggttcgattcgaaacggttcgcgtcgaaacggtacaggtcgaaaTGGTTCaattcgaaacggttcgcgtcgaaacggtacgcgtcgaaacggtatgggtcgaaacggtacgaaacTCGTCCCGACCCGAAACCTGCCCCGTTTCTGTAAGACATTAACCCACATCGACCCGtttctttaatgttgtcgacccgctttgacccgaaaataacaagatggaatttcaagtgacccattgtgacccatttagttaaaatatcttacccaaactaacccatataattttaaaagtaacccaaattgacccagttggaaggctttgggtcaagattgccccctctaATTTGTATGCTATAAAAATGACTCTGGGCAACTGGCAACATGTTGGACCCATATTAATTAGAAACAACCTGAATCAATCGAACTAGGTTGAAAGTGTCACTTGTTTGATTCACATctatatattattaataattaacaataataatgcTTCAGGAAGTTGAGAAGGAGGTGAAAGCAAAGACGAAAGGGGAGACGGGTGCTGCTAAGACACTTTGTTCTCCATTGGAGCAGCCAGAACTGCCTGAAGGTATTATTACATTTTCTGTCATTTGATAGTTTCACAAAGATGACGGTTAAACACTTGGACTTGAACCGATATTGGCAAATAGTTTTGTCTCATGTTAGCTTCCTCATGTGCATCGTTTGGCTTGCAAAATTTCCTCTTCATTAGTTAGAGACacttattattttttatatttt encodes the following:
- the LOC110911738 gene encoding proline--tRNA ligase, cytoplasmic, which encodes MAGKGDKPAKADKSAAVAKSSKGRKKETGLGLTNTKDGNFGEWYSEVVTNGEMIEYYEISGCYILRPWTMAIWEIMQNFFDPEIKTMNIKTCYFPLFVSNNVLQKEKDHIEGFAPEVAWVTRSGDSDLEVPIAIRPTSETVMYPYFSKWIRGHRDLPLRLNQWCNVVRWEFSNPTPFIRSREFLWQEGHTAFATKEEADTEVLEILELYRRLYEEYLAVPVVKGRKSELEKFAGGLYTTSVEAFIPNTGRGVQGATSHCLGQNFAKMFEINFEDEKGEKAMVWQNSWAYSTRTIGVMVMVHGDDKGLVLPPKVSAVQVIVVHVPYKDADVKEIINACSATVKTLCDAGIRAEADLRENYSPGWKYSHWEMKGVPLRIEIGPKDLANKQARAVRRDNGAKVDIPMADLVDSVKGMLDTIQQNMFDVAKEKRDACIQVTKTWDEFIEALGQKKLILAPWCDEEEVEKEVKAKTKGETGAAKTLCSPLEQPELPEGTLCFASGKPAKKWTYWGRSY